A region of Beijerinckia sp. 28-YEA-48 DNA encodes the following proteins:
- a CDS encoding LysR family transcriptional regulator translates to MNADPSWDLYRSFLAVLEEGSLSGAARLLGLTQPTIARHIDTLEAATGCGLFLRSQRGLIATDAALELKPYAQTLAATATALMRTASGHGQTVRGTVRITASEVVGAEHLPPILARLRELHPQLVIELVLSNAVGDLLRGDADIAVRMVEPVQDALVAKRLASIGLGLYAHRSYLARRGVPTSMADLAQHDCIGFDRETPALRAFLQSVPTLNRSSFALRADSDLAQLAAIRCGFGIGGCQIPLAARNPDLVRVLANDFALEMGVWIVMHEDLSTSPRCRAVFDALVEGMSRSIKPDTESSASSPDSPSAAIMPM, encoded by the coding sequence ATGAACGCCGATCCAAGCTGGGATCTCTATCGCAGTTTTCTGGCCGTCCTCGAGGAAGGCTCCCTGTCGGGCGCGGCGCGCTTGCTCGGGCTGACCCAGCCGACCATCGCCCGGCACATCGATACGCTTGAGGCGGCCACCGGCTGCGGCCTGTTTCTGCGCTCGCAACGGGGATTGATCGCCACCGACGCGGCCCTCGAACTCAAACCCTATGCGCAAACCCTGGCCGCAACGGCGACGGCGCTCATGCGCACCGCATCGGGTCACGGCCAGACGGTGCGAGGGACAGTCCGGATCACTGCCAGCGAAGTCGTCGGCGCCGAGCATCTGCCGCCCATCCTCGCCAGGTTGCGCGAGCTCCACCCCCAGCTCGTGATCGAACTGGTGCTCTCCAATGCGGTTGGTGATCTGTTGCGCGGCGACGCCGATATCGCCGTGCGCATGGTTGAGCCGGTGCAGGACGCGCTTGTGGCAAAACGGCTCGCCAGCATCGGCCTGGGGCTTTATGCCCATCGCAGCTATCTCGCCCGACGTGGCGTGCCGACGTCGATGGCCGATCTGGCGCAGCACGATTGCATCGGCTTCGATCGCGAGACACCGGCGCTGCGCGCGTTTCTACAATCTGTTCCGACCTTGAACCGATCGTCTTTCGCGCTGCGCGCCGACAGCGACCTCGCCCAACTCGCGGCGATCCGTTGCGGCTTCGGCATCGGCGGGTGCCAGATTCCCTTGGCGGCGCGCAATCCCGATCTGGTCCGCGTGCTGGCCAACGACTTTGCACTCGAAATGGGAGTCTGGATCGTCATGCACGAAGATCTCAGTACGAGCCCACGCTGCCGGGCGGTGTTCGACGCCCTGGTCGAGGGGATGAGCCGTTCTATTAAGCCGGACACAGAATCCAGCGCGTCCAGTCCGGATTCGCCGTCCGCCGCAATCATGCCTATGTAG
- a CDS encoding NAD-dependent epimerase/dehydratase family protein has protein sequence MQNKIALVLGATGGIGGEVSRRLKLRGWTVRALHRKPEQINRRGEIHWLRGDAMVAGDVLAAAEGVSLVVHAVNPPGYRNWGELVLPMLDNTLAAARQSGARILLPGTVYNYGPDVLPLIDEQSLQNPQTRKGKIRVEMETRLQAAAAAGDVKALIVRAGDFFGPQAANNWFSQGLVKPGQPVRSISYPGRPGVGHQWAYLPDVAETMVRLVEHDGLADFARFHMEGHWDHDGRQMIDAIARVVSKPDIRVSRLPWLALALASPFVPLFRELIEMKYLWQMPVRMQNGRLLAALGAEPHTPLDAAVQATLAGLGCMDAGETRQATGQKNVLA, from the coding sequence ATGCAGAACAAAATCGCACTGGTTCTTGGCGCAACGGGGGGTATTGGCGGGGAAGTCTCCCGCCGTCTCAAACTGCGGGGCTGGACGGTGCGCGCCCTGCACCGGAAGCCCGAACAGATTAACAGGCGTGGCGAGATTCACTGGCTTCGCGGTGACGCCATGGTGGCTGGCGATGTTCTGGCCGCAGCCGAGGGGGTGTCGCTGGTGGTGCATGCGGTCAATCCGCCGGGCTATCGGAATTGGGGCGAGCTGGTTCTGCCGATGCTCGACAATACGCTGGCCGCAGCGCGGCAGTCCGGAGCCCGCATTCTCTTGCCAGGCACCGTCTATAATTACGGGCCTGACGTTCTGCCGCTCATCGATGAACAGTCACTGCAAAATCCGCAGACCCGGAAAGGCAAAATCCGCGTCGAGATGGAAACCCGCTTGCAAGCGGCCGCTGCAGCGGGGGATGTCAAAGCCCTCATTGTGCGCGCCGGCGATTTCTTCGGGCCGCAGGCCGCCAACAATTGGTTCTCGCAAGGGCTGGTGAAGCCGGGTCAGCCGGTTCGTTCGATTTCCTATCCGGGCCGGCCAGGTGTCGGACATCAATGGGCCTATCTGCCTGACGTGGCCGAGACCATGGTGCGCCTGGTCGAACACGATGGTCTCGCCGATTTCGCGCGCTTTCATATGGAAGGGCACTGGGACCACGATGGCCGCCAGATGATCGACGCCATTGCGCGCGTGGTCTCCAAGCCCGACATCCGTGTCAGCCGGCTTCCCTGGCTGGCCTTGGCCTTGGCGTCGCCGTTCGTGCCGCTGTTCCGGGAACTCATCGAGATGAAATACCTCTGGCAAATGCCGGTGCGCATGCAGAACGGCCGCTTGTTGGCCGCGCTCGGGGCCGAGCCGCATACGCCGCTCGATGCGGCGGTGCAGGCGACACTGGCGGGCTTGGGCTGCATGGACGCGGGAGAGACCCGTCAGGCGACGGGTCAGAAGAACGTTCTGGCTTAG
- a CDS encoding porin has protein sequence MKHTKTALLSAGAILLPIAMAYGADLPSRKAAPVEYVRVCDAYGTGFYWIPGTDTCLKVGGRVRIEAWYTPAKNAVVHRSTASAATPAGTFISSNGVDQNGWFARGIVNMDARTQSAWGTVQTVFALRLMAGSGLANAPFGYASSVFAAGNNNTATIEAAYIRFAGFTVGQAASNFFLLPPYQYHSLYNGGFPNGVRQLAYTLTFGNGFSASLALENRGDELLTAAANTLGANPFTATAATAGPVAQRLPSLIGNLRVDQAWGTAMVSAMLQENTATFGNAPLAVVGNAGPQIRRTGWAVGAGARILLPMIAAGDHVQFFANYGVGALDYIYGLGLNANFAMTTNFLGGFLRVDRNVTLYCINAACTAGGAEQTKAFGATAIFTHYWTPSLRSNFIGTYVQVTPGSITQNTAWSQGGLSKARLWNVAGQLVWSPVRNFDLGVELSYAKLNQSLPLSAPVGLGTLAQVSPSNWTARVRAERTF, from the coding sequence ATGAAGCATACCAAAACGGCGCTCTTGAGCGCCGGCGCTATTCTTTTGCCTATCGCCATGGCTTACGGCGCGGATTTGCCTTCGCGCAAAGCCGCCCCCGTCGAATATGTTCGGGTTTGCGATGCCTATGGCACGGGGTTCTATTGGATCCCCGGCACGGACACCTGTTTGAAGGTTGGCGGCCGCGTCCGCATTGAAGCCTGGTACACACCAGCAAAAAATGCCGTCGTGCATCGCTCGACCGCCAGCGCCGCAACACCGGCCGGCACATTCATCAGCTCGAACGGCGTTGATCAGAACGGTTGGTTCGCGCGCGGTATCGTCAACATGGATGCCCGCACGCAGTCGGCGTGGGGCACGGTGCAGACCGTCTTCGCTTTGCGTCTCATGGCAGGCTCGGGTCTCGCCAACGCGCCCTTTGGCTATGCCTCGAGTGTCTTTGCAGCTGGCAATAACAACACTGCCACCATCGAAGCGGCCTACATCCGCTTCGCCGGATTCACCGTCGGTCAGGCCGCGTCCAACTTCTTCCTGCTGCCGCCCTATCAATATCACTCGCTCTATAATGGCGGCTTCCCCAACGGCGTCCGCCAGCTCGCCTACACCCTCACGTTCGGCAATGGTTTCTCGGCCAGTCTGGCCCTGGAAAATCGCGGCGACGAACTCTTGACGGCTGCCGCCAACACGCTCGGCGCCAATCCGTTCACCGCGACCGCCGCGACCGCTGGCCCCGTCGCCCAGCGTCTGCCTTCGCTCATCGGCAACCTGCGTGTCGATCAGGCGTGGGGCACCGCGATGGTCTCGGCCATGCTGCAGGAAAACACCGCCACCTTCGGCAATGCACCGCTCGCGGTGGTCGGCAATGCTGGTCCACAAATCCGTCGCACCGGTTGGGCCGTCGGTGCTGGCGCCCGCATCCTGCTGCCGATGATCGCGGCCGGTGATCACGTGCAGTTCTTCGCCAACTACGGCGTCGGTGCGCTCGATTACATTTATGGCTTGGGCCTCAATGCCAACTTCGCGATGACGACGAACTTCCTCGGTGGCTTCCTGCGCGTCGACCGCAACGTCACGCTGTATTGCATCAATGCGGCGTGTACGGCCGGCGGCGCAGAGCAAACGAAAGCCTTTGGCGCAACCGCGATCTTCACCCACTATTGGACACCGTCGCTGCGCTCGAACTTCATCGGCACTTACGTGCAGGTCACACCTGGCAGCATCACCCAGAACACCGCCTGGTCACAGGGCGGTCTATCGAAGGCGCGTCTGTGGAATGTGGCCGGCCAGTTGGTTTGGTCGCCGGTGCGCAATTTCGACCTCGGCGTCGAACTGTCCTACGCCAAATTGAACCAGAGCCTACCGCTGTCGGCGCCAGTTGGCCTTGGCACGCTGGCTCAAGTCAGCCCGAGCAATTGGACAGCGCGTGTGCGCGCCGAGCGGACGTTCTAA
- a CDS encoding MFS transporter, with translation MDARQTIHIGPLLDDMKINRTHIGIFILCFVTLFVDGMDFAAMIVAAPSILRDWQLDPKAIGTIFGAGNLGMLTGALIFGRLGDIYGRRNCIIGGVLAYSLPALATTFANSFEHLLILRFLTCIGIGGVLPLVISLITEGAPKRLRGSSVLLAQIGYSLGPGTIGAVAALLIPRAGWPSIFIVVGTIGLLLSVLLYFILPESVRFLALKKPQSDELRQTLRRLAPDVAVGPQTQFILDAEPAKARVALADLFQGRLATITPLLWAIYFTEALTFITLASWIPVLVERGGASPAHASLAFAYAGFCGLAAQLLLARVIDSLGWLATLAAVIITTLALLSLSMADLTTTMVVSLIVIAMSFAVAAHNSLNGLVASFYPTAIRSNGVGLASGAGRVGAIVGPIIGGHLMSELSLGGMSIAMAIPYIVTAILCLIFYALRARPVSGANERAPAQEHTPA, from the coding sequence ATGGACGCCAGACAGACCATTCACATCGGGCCCTTGCTCGACGACATGAAGATCAACCGCACGCATATCGGCATCTTCATCCTCTGCTTCGTTACTTTATTTGTCGACGGCATGGATTTCGCCGCGATGATTGTCGCCGCACCGTCGATCTTGCGCGACTGGCAGCTCGACCCGAAGGCAATAGGCACGATTTTTGGCGCCGGTAATCTTGGCATGCTCACAGGCGCGCTCATTTTCGGGAGACTTGGCGACATTTACGGCCGCCGCAATTGCATCATCGGCGGCGTGCTGGCCTACAGTCTACCGGCGCTTGCAACGACCTTCGCCAATTCCTTCGAACATCTCCTGATCCTGCGCTTCCTCACTTGCATTGGCATCGGCGGCGTCCTCCCTCTTGTCATCTCGCTCATCACCGAGGGTGCTCCAAAACGCTTGCGCGGCAGCTCTGTGCTTCTTGCGCAAATTGGCTATTCCCTTGGGCCCGGCACGATAGGCGCGGTCGCGGCCTTGCTCATCCCCCGCGCCGGCTGGCCTTCGATCTTTATTGTCGTCGGCACGATAGGCCTTCTGCTCAGCGTTCTGCTTTATTTCATCTTGCCGGAATCGGTCCGTTTTCTCGCGTTGAAGAAGCCGCAGTCGGACGAACTGCGTCAGACCCTACGTCGTCTCGCGCCCGATGTCGCGGTGGGGCCGCAGACGCAATTCATTCTCGATGCCGAGCCAGCTAAAGCGCGTGTCGCGCTGGCCGACCTGTTTCAAGGCCGGCTGGCGACCATTACGCCATTGCTCTGGGCGATCTATTTCACCGAGGCCCTCACCTTCATCACGCTGGCGAGTTGGATACCGGTACTCGTCGAGCGTGGCGGCGCTTCTCCAGCCCACGCTTCGCTGGCTTTTGCCTATGCCGGGTTCTGCGGCCTCGCCGCGCAACTTCTGTTGGCGCGTGTCATCGATTCTTTGGGCTGGCTCGCCACCCTGGCGGCCGTCATCATCACCACGCTCGCGCTGCTCAGCCTCAGCATGGCCGATCTGACAACAACCATGGTTGTCAGTCTCATCGTCATTGCCATGTCGTTTGCGGTCGCCGCGCACAATTCGTTGAATGGCCTTGTTGCCTCGTTCTATCCGACGGCGATCAGGAGCAATGGCGTCGGCCTCGCCAGCGGCGCCGGACGCGTTGGCGCCATCGTCGGGCCGATCATCGGTGGGCATCTCATGTCGGAGCTCTCGCTGGGCGGCATGAGCATCGCTATGGCGATCCCCTACATCGTCACCGCCATTCTCTGCCTGATCTTCTACGCATTGCGCGCCCGCCCCGTGTCGGGCGCCAACGAACGCGCTCCGGCCCAGGAACACACACCGGCCTAA
- a CDS encoding TAXI family TRAP transporter solute-binding subunit: MTKIPPPSLDNPPTLHFMGDWGRANLHRVMGWLGYELGRLAGPQFRFAIWNSTGGMDAARAVGRGEIDVAIMTPACCARMPFEGTGFSADEAFPHLRALGLVPQNDRLILAIRREHDIRSFADLRAKQPPLKIIAARDDGTNPIGMMTQTFMHTAGIPRTTLESWGGRYLERDEPIDCFRDMIAGRADAIIMEAVMSEFWHNMARQVDLFYLPIEAATKEQLQRTYGWTSATLPANYQPGLDVESEFLDFSDFILLTTTDLPDDVAYAMAWSLVERYEGLSRQYAHIPSERSPVNYPIDPKAACRTPIPLHPGAERYFREAGHLTKQP, translated from the coding sequence ATGACCAAAATACCGCCGCCATCTCTCGACAACCCACCCACCCTGCATTTCATGGGCGACTGGGGCCGCGCCAATCTGCATCGCGTCATGGGTTGGCTCGGCTATGAACTTGGCCGTCTCGCCGGGCCGCAGTTTCGCTTCGCCATCTGGAATAGCACCGGCGGCATGGATGCAGCGCGCGCCGTCGGCCGTGGCGAGATCGATGTCGCCATCATGACGCCAGCCTGCTGCGCGAGAATGCCCTTCGAGGGCACTGGCTTCAGCGCCGACGAAGCCTTTCCGCATCTGCGCGCCCTGGGTCTCGTGCCACAGAATGACCGCCTCATCTTGGCGATCCGGCGCGAACACGACATTCGCAGCTTTGCTGATCTGCGCGCCAAGCAACCGCCACTCAAGATCATCGCCGCGCGCGACGATGGCACCAATCCCATCGGCATGATGACGCAGACCTTCATGCACACCGCCGGCATTCCGCGAACCACGCTGGAAAGCTGGGGCGGTCGCTATTTGGAGCGCGACGAGCCGATCGACTGCTTCCGCGACATGATCGCCGGCCGTGCCGACGCCATCATCATGGAAGCGGTGATGAGCGAGTTCTGGCACAACATGGCGCGCCAGGTCGATCTGTTCTATCTGCCGATCGAAGCAGCGACGAAGGAACAGCTGCAGCGTACCTATGGCTGGACCAGCGCTACCCTGCCGGCGAACTACCAGCCCGGCCTCGACGTCGAAAGCGAGTTCCTCGACTTCTCCGACTTCATCCTGCTGACAACGACCGACCTGCCTGACGATGTCGCTTATGCCATGGCCTGGAGCCTCGTCGAACGCTACGAGGGCCTGTCGCGGCAATACGCGCACATCCCTTCGGAACGCAGCCCGGTCAATTATCCGATCGATCCGAAGGCCGCTTGCCGCACGCCAATCCCGCTGCATCCGGGCGCTGAACGCTACTTCCGCGAAGCGGGGCATTTAACAAAACAACCATAG
- a CDS encoding non-heme iron oxygenase ferredoxin subunit: MSELTYHRVASTADLDDGDMREAQVGATLLAIYRLGEDFYATAGICTHAYARMAEGYVEGEIIECPYHGGAFEIRTGKAVAAPCTHDLKTFPVRVDGEDVLVGLPVGLPA; encoded by the coding sequence ATGAGCGAACTTACTTACCACCGTGTCGCCTCCACCGCCGATCTCGACGATGGCGATATGCGCGAGGCCCAGGTCGGCGCCACTCTGCTGGCGATCTATCGCCTCGGCGAGGATTTCTATGCCACCGCCGGCATCTGCACCCATGCCTATGCGCGTATGGCGGAGGGCTATGTGGAAGGCGAGATCATCGAATGCCCCTATCACGGCGGCGCCTTCGAGATCCGCACTGGCAAGGCCGTGGCCGCGCCCTGCACGCACGATCTGAAAACCTTCCCCGTCCGCGTCGACGGCGAAGACGTACTCGTCGGCTTGCCAGTCGGTCTACCCGCATGA
- a CDS encoding aromatic ring-hydroxylating dioxygenase subunit alpha, which yields MRVLRNCWYMFAWAKEFDAAPSITRVIADEPIVVALAAEGAGNGRSNAAGHRPIAVTVKHRIVWIWLGDAAEANVSAVPDFSCFDNVNDAGFHGGHLPTAAHYELLTDNILDLSHADFLHPDTLGGGAMTRSAPRLERDGSMISVTWDAPNDVALPIFDRRLPKPGQPAHVRLQVRWLPPAVMLLRAQVAPAGEPLENWFESNSAHIMTPESEFSTHYFYGAVRNYEQDNAEFTAKQAAVIRHAFTTEDKPMIEAQQRNMGTSDFWSLKPVLLSIDVGAVQARRALARLIEQSGQDATGHAQGN from the coding sequence ATGAGAGTGCTGCGCAATTGCTGGTACATGTTCGCTTGGGCCAAGGAGTTCGACGCGGCGCCCTCGATCACGCGCGTGATTGCTGACGAACCGATCGTGGTCGCTCTCGCAGCCGAAGGTGCAGGAAACGGCCGCTCCAACGCTGCCGGCCATCGCCCGATCGCCGTTACGGTGAAACACCGGATCGTTTGGATCTGGCTTGGCGACGCAGCCGAAGCAAATGTGTCGGCCGTCCCCGACTTTTCCTGCTTCGATAACGTCAACGACGCCGGGTTCCATGGCGGACACCTTCCAACCGCAGCCCACTACGAACTGCTGACAGATAATATTCTGGACCTCAGCCACGCCGACTTCCTCCATCCCGACACGCTGGGTGGCGGCGCCATGACGCGCAGCGCGCCCAGACTGGAGCGGGACGGCTCCATGATCAGCGTCACCTGGGATGCACCCAACGATGTCGCGCTCCCCATATTCGACAGACGGCTCCCCAAGCCCGGACAACCGGCCCACGTGCGCCTGCAAGTTCGATGGTTGCCTCCGGCGGTGATGTTGCTTCGCGCGCAAGTCGCACCGGCCGGCGAGCCTTTGGAGAATTGGTTCGAATCCAATTCGGCACACATCATGACGCCGGAGTCCGAATTCTCGACGCACTACTTCTACGGCGCGGTCCGTAACTACGAACAGGACAATGCCGAATTCACGGCCAAGCAAGCGGCCGTCATCCGGCACGCCTTCACGACGGAGGACAAGCCCATGATCGAAGCGCAGCAGCGCAATATGGGAACCTCCGATTTCTGGTCACTCAAGCCGGTGCTGCTCTCGATCGACGTCGGCGCCGTCCAAGCGCGCCGGGCCCTTGCGCGGCTGATCGAGCAGAGCGGGCAAGACGCCACGGGCCACGCACAGGGAAATTAA
- a CDS encoding TetR/AcrR family transcriptional regulator gives MCSKRVFNARPNPTRHAIAESALRLFAERGVENTTMRQIVDAAGISLGTVNFHYGSKLGLAQEVLERLSKEVRDARFAEYDALEAAAGDKPVDLRDLFRALIRPYVEGDEHARLLVIYILQQLKLASVGKPELTTASIITYFDEVAHRTVQMAKKARPHLSDADIWWRYSLGLGAVLSAVSDCGPNNRLARLSEGMADASDRQKLVEESIKFWVKGFDT, from the coding sequence ATGTGTTCAAAACGAGTGTTCAATGCCCGGCCCAATCCGACCCGCCACGCGATTGCGGAATCGGCGTTGCGGCTGTTCGCGGAGCGCGGGGTGGAGAACACGACCATGCGCCAGATCGTCGATGCCGCCGGCATCAGCCTGGGCACGGTCAATTTCCACTACGGTTCCAAGCTTGGGCTGGCGCAGGAGGTGCTGGAGCGCCTCTCCAAGGAGGTGCGCGATGCCCGTTTTGCTGAATATGACGCGCTGGAAGCGGCAGCCGGCGACAAGCCGGTCGACCTTCGCGATCTGTTTCGCGCGCTGATCCGGCCCTATGTCGAGGGCGACGAACATGCCCGCCTGCTCGTCATCTATATTTTGCAACAGCTCAAGCTTGCCAGCGTCGGCAAGCCGGAACTGACCACGGCCAGCATCATCACCTATTTCGACGAGGTGGCGCATCGCACCGTGCAGATGGCCAAGAAGGCCCGCCCACATCTGTCGGATGCGGATATCTGGTGGCGCTATTCGCTTGGCCTGGGCGCGGTCTTGTCGGCGGTGTCCGATTGCGGCCCCAACAACCGGCTGGCGCGACTGTCGGAGGGCATGGCCGATGCCTCGGATCGCCAGAAGCTGGTCGAGGAAAGCATCAAATTCTGGGTGAAGGGGTTCGACACTTAA
- a CDS encoding MBL fold metallo-hydrolase — translation MSKWEYTKGLHDLGHGNHAYLLPDGGWGWSNAGLIVDGDQNLLVDTLFDLKLTQEMLDVMRDAVPAARKIKTLVNTHANGDHTFGNQLITDAEIITTKETAEEMFDRQPHVVAEWKRNYKQLGEGAAFLYEVMGQHFAWEDVRYTAPTKTFTGNLDLKVGDKEVKLIYAGPAHTKGDTLVFVPQDKILYAGDLLFVGGHPVIWAGPIGNWIKACDLILGLDVDIIVPGHGPVADKAAVRSFKSYLEYIYAEARKLYDAGVDRYTAATMIKMDPYLDWLDSERIVINVASLYREFGSTEPVVPLELWASMARFHKAGLCNCSHFHRGFKAEGV, via the coding sequence GTGAGCAAGTGGGAATATACGAAAGGTCTGCATGACCTGGGGCACGGCAACCATGCTTATCTGTTGCCGGATGGTGGTTGGGGCTGGAGCAACGCCGGCCTGATCGTCGATGGCGACCAGAATCTGCTCGTCGACACCCTGTTCGATCTTAAGCTCACCCAGGAGATGCTCGATGTCATGCGCGATGCCGTGCCGGCGGCGCGCAAGATCAAAACGCTGGTCAACACCCATGCCAATGGCGACCACACCTTCGGCAACCAGCTGATCACCGATGCTGAGATCATCACGACGAAGGAAACCGCCGAGGAAATGTTCGATCGGCAGCCTCACGTCGTCGCGGAATGGAAGCGCAATTACAAACAATTGGGCGAAGGCGCGGCCTTTCTCTACGAGGTCATGGGCCAGCATTTCGCTTGGGAGGACGTGCGTTATACGGCGCCCACCAAGACCTTCACGGGCAATCTCGATCTGAAGGTCGGCGATAAAGAGGTCAAACTCATCTATGCGGGCCCGGCGCACACCAAGGGCGACACCTTGGTCTTCGTGCCGCAGGACAAAATTTTGTATGCCGGCGACCTGCTCTTTGTTGGCGGGCATCCGGTGATCTGGGCCGGTCCCATCGGCAATTGGATCAAGGCCTGCGATCTCATTCTCGGGCTTGACGTCGATATCATCGTGCCAGGTCACGGACCGGTCGCCGACAAGGCGGCGGTGCGGAGCTTCAAGAGCTATCTCGAATATATCTACGCCGAGGCGCGCAAGCTCTATGACGCCGGCGTCGATCGTTACACGGCAGCGACGATGATCAAGATGGATCCCTATCTCGATTGGCTTGATTCCGAGCGCATCGTCATCAACGTCGCCTCGCTCTATCGGGAGTTTGGCTCAACCGAGCCGGTGGTTCCACTTGAGCTGTGGGCCAGCATGGCGCGTTTTCACAAAGCCGGGCTTTGCAACTGCAGCCATTTCCATCGCGGCTTCAAAGCCGAAGGCGTGTGA
- a CDS encoding fumarylacetoacetate hydrolase family protein encodes MKLVTFLTPKGEQHIGALGVDESTIVDFSATDPSLHFRDMLALIDGGDRALDAARKMRESARSVVVSAAQQRLLAPVPEPRQMRDCLCFEKHLRQARASRMRRDDPTSTVTPADIKVADVWYKQPIYYKCNRFSVVGPEADVEWPSYSSMLDYEMEFCVFTGKGGKNIARDKAREHIFGYSIFNDVSARDAQAEEMAGMLGPAKGKDFDTGNVIGPWLVTADEVADPYNLTMTVRVNGEQRSSGNSGEMHHKFEDILAHVSKHETIRAGEFFGSGTVGGGCALEIGGFLNVGDVVELEVTGLGVLRNRIVAPKMH; translated from the coding sequence ATGAAGCTCGTCACTTTCCTCACGCCGAAAGGCGAACAGCATATCGGCGCACTTGGCGTTGATGAAAGCACCATCGTCGATTTCTCCGCCACCGACCCTTCGCTGCATTTCCGCGACATGCTGGCGCTGATCGATGGTGGCGATCGGGCGCTTGATGCGGCGCGGAAGATGCGCGAAAGCGCTCGCTCCGTGGTCGTCTCCGCCGCGCAGCAAAGGTTGCTGGCGCCGGTGCCGGAGCCGCGCCAGATGCGTGACTGCCTGTGTTTCGAGAAACATCTGCGGCAAGCGCGCGCGTCGCGCATGCGGCGCGACGATCCGACATCAACGGTTACCCCGGCGGACATCAAGGTCGCCGACGTCTGGTACAAGCAGCCGATCTATTACAAATGCAATCGCTTCAGTGTCGTGGGCCCTGAAGCCGACGTGGAATGGCCGAGCTATTCCTCCATGCTCGATTACGAGATGGAATTTTGCGTCTTCACCGGCAAGGGCGGCAAGAACATCGCGCGCGACAAGGCGCGCGAGCACATCTTTGGCTATTCGATCTTCAACGATGTCAGCGCGCGGGATGCGCAAGCCGAGGAAATGGCCGGCATGCTGGGCCCCGCCAAGGGCAAGGATTTCGACACCGGCAATGTGATCGGCCCCTGGCTCGTCACCGCCGACGAAGTCGCCGATCCCTATAACCTCACCATGACGGTGCGGGTGAATGGCGAGCAGCGCTCCAGCGGCAATAGCGGCGAGATGCATCATAAATTCGAAGACATACTTGCGCATGTCTCGAAACATGAAACAATCCGGGCGGGAGAGTTCTTCGGCTCGGGAACGGTCGGTGGCGGTTGCGCCCTCGAAATCGGCGGGTTCCTGAATGTGGGGGATGTTGTCGAACTGGAAGTGACGGGACTTGGCGTTCTGCGCAACAGGATCGTCGCGCCGAAAATGCACTGA
- a CDS encoding ABC transporter substrate-binding protein, translated as MFKRILSYAGVGGIALALMSGAMAATKIKLGYSASTAFANAYVAADQGLFAKHGLDVEMILVPNSSTTPAALIADSLQIGPPTAPVTLQAMENGLDLVILGGGGITDRNASEVGVLAREGSGIKTAKDFEGKKVGTPGLNAFLHVMFREWMTRNGADWKKTTFVESPFAQLGDVMKAGQVDAVVTGDPFKTRALEAKQGYLVANYVSDMGDGIATGWFVASRKWATQNKEAAKAFQTALNEATALAKKDPAVLRKAIGAYIKLPEGVLAQVQLPALQPDVTPEQINDWSKICVSQGLTKKPTDPARVLWK; from the coding sequence ATGTTCAAACGCATTTTGTCTTACGCGGGTGTGGGTGGCATAGCGCTGGCATTGATGAGCGGCGCTATGGCTGCAACAAAAATCAAGCTGGGATATTCGGCCTCGACGGCTTTCGCCAATGCCTATGTGGCGGCCGATCAGGGGCTTTTCGCCAAGCACGGCCTCGATGTCGAAATGATACTCGTGCCCAATTCCTCGACGACGCCAGCGGCGCTGATCGCCGACAGTCTGCAGATTGGGCCGCCGACAGCGCCGGTTACTTTGCAGGCGATGGAGAACGGTCTTGATCTCGTCATTCTGGGTGGTGGCGGCATCACTGATCGCAACGCCAGCGAAGTTGGCGTGCTGGCGCGCGAAGGCTCAGGCATCAAGACGGCCAAGGATTTCGAAGGCAAGAAGGTTGGCACGCCTGGCCTGAACGCCTTCTTGCACGTGATGTTTCGCGAATGGATGACGCGCAACGGGGCCGATTGGAAGAAGACCACTTTCGTTGAATCGCCATTCGCGCAGCTCGGCGACGTGATGAAGGCCGGTCAGGTCGACGCCGTCGTCACGGGCGACCCGTTCAAGACGCGCGCGCTGGAAGCGAAGCAAGGTTATCTCGTCGCCAACTATGTCAGTGACATGGGCGATGGCATCGCCACCGGCTGGTTTGTCGCGTCGCGCAAATGGGCGACGCAGAACAAGGAAGCCGCCAAGGCCTTCCAGACCGCGCTGAACGAGGCGACCGCGCTTGCCAAGAAAGATCCGGCCGTCCTGCGCAAAGCGATCGGCGCTTATATCAAGCTGCCGGAAGGGGTGTTGGCGCAGGTGCAATTGCCGGCGCTGCAGCCTGATGTCACGCCGGAGCAGATCAATGATTGGTCGAAAATCTGCGTCAGCCAGGGATTGACCAAGAAGCCGACCGATCCGGCGCGGGTTCTGTGGAAATGA